The following are from one region of the Shinella sp. PSBB067 genome:
- a CDS encoding carboxymuconolactone decarboxylase family protein has product MSKDVFDKGLEIRKSVLGPEFVEKSFNSADDFNRPLQELVTEYCWGAVWGRDTLDNKTRSMLNLAMLASLNRPHELKMHVKGALRNGVTKDEIREVLLQVVIYAGVPAGVDAFRLAREAMQEAGA; this is encoded by the coding sequence ATGAGCAAGGACGTGTTCGACAAGGGTCTGGAGATCCGCAAGTCGGTTCTCGGACCGGAGTTCGTCGAAAAGTCGTTCAACAGCGCGGACGACTTCAATCGTCCGCTCCAGGAGCTGGTGACCGAATATTGCTGGGGCGCCGTCTGGGGCCGTGACACGCTCGACAACAAGACGCGCAGCATGCTGAACCTTGCCATGCTCGCCTCGCTCAACCGCCCGCACGAGCTGAAGATGCACGTCAAGGGCGCGTTGCGCAACGGCGTGACGAAGGACGAGATCCGCGAGGTCCTCCTCCAGGTCGTCATCTATGCCGGCGTGCCGGCCGGCGTCGACGCCTTCCGCCTCGCCCGCGAAGCCATGCAGGAAGCCGGGGCATGA